In Moorella sp. Hama-1, a single genomic region encodes these proteins:
- a CDS encoding acyl-CoA dehydratase activase, with the protein MQPCYLGIDVGSVSTNVVVITEAGEVLSSLYLRTHGQPIQAVKDGLRQTAAALPGDIKINGAGTTGSGRTLAGAIIGADIVKNEITAHAVAARLEVPEVQTILEIGGQDSKIIILRQGVVTDFAMNTVCAAGTGSFLDQQAARLGIPIEHFGDMALKSHNPVRIAGRCTVFAESDMIHKQQMGHNTEDIIGGLCEALVRNYLNNVAKGKEILPPIVFQGGVAANAGIRAAFARALKEEILVPRHFAVMGALGAALLARDYVAKHPGTKFKGFEVSEEDYQARSFVCQGCSNLCEIVNIEADGQLIARWGSRCGKWDTLGE; encoded by the coding sequence ATGCAGCCCTGTTACCTGGGTATTGATGTCGGTTCCGTCAGCACCAATGTGGTGGTCATTACTGAGGCAGGAGAGGTTTTAAGTAGCCTATATTTACGCACCCACGGCCAGCCCATCCAGGCCGTCAAGGACGGCCTGCGCCAGACGGCGGCCGCCCTGCCTGGGGATATCAAAATCAACGGCGCCGGTACCACCGGTAGCGGCCGCACCCTGGCCGGAGCCATCATCGGTGCCGATATTGTCAAAAACGAAATTACCGCCCACGCCGTAGCCGCCCGCCTGGAGGTGCCGGAAGTCCAGACCATCCTGGAGATCGGCGGCCAGGACTCCAAGATTATCATCCTGCGCCAGGGAGTGGTCACCGACTTTGCCATGAATACCGTCTGCGCCGCCGGTACGGGCTCCTTCCTGGACCAGCAGGCAGCCCGCCTGGGGATCCCCATTGAACACTTCGGGGATATGGCTTTAAAGTCCCACAACCCGGTGCGCATCGCCGGACGGTGTACCGTCTTTGCCGAGTCCGATATGATTCATAAGCAGCAGATGGGGCACAATACAGAAGACATCATCGGCGGCCTCTGTGAAGCCCTGGTACGTAACTACTTGAATAACGTCGCCAAGGGCAAGGAGATCCTGCCGCCCATCGTCTTTCAAGGTGGCGTAGCTGCCAACGCCGGCATCCGGGCGGCCTTCGCCCGGGCCCTGAAGGAAGAGATCCTTGTCCCGCGCCATTTTGCCGTCATGGGGGCCCTGGGGGCCGCCCTCCTGGCCCGGGATTATGTAGCCAAACACCCGGGGACAAAGTTCAAGGGCTTCGAGGTATCCGAGGAGGATTACCAGGCCCGGAGTTTTGTCTGCCAGGGGTGTTCCAACCTGTGTGAGATCGTCAATATCGAAGCCGATGGCCAGTTAATCGCCCGTTGGGGCAGTCGCTGTGGTAAATGGGATACCCTGGGTGAATGA
- a CDS encoding 2-hydroxyacyl-CoA dehydratase, translating to MKKVSFAHMGYSYLGFKQLVEDMGFEAIVPANPSPATLDLGVQYAPEFACIPFKTVLGTYLEVLNRGAEMIITSGGVGPCRAGLYGLLHEKILRNLGFKFEIFVFDPPLTGLGSFFGKLRRVLKEAHLSWPAFIEVIRRAWAKLRLLDELEQLATVTRPYELQRGATTRTFKECLAIVDRARSLKEIAAASEECRQLLKAVPRDDSRRPLRIGIVGEIYVLLEPFMNQDIEKTLGEMGAITNRSIYLTNYTTTDVLAHGTEDVRQAAHPYLNQFIGGHGQNSIGETILYAKHGFDGVVQLAPFTCIPEIVAKSILPRVSRDFNIPVLSLTIDEQTGRAGVETRLEAFVDLLRQRREQMEAKSHAALLPGY from the coding sequence GTGAAAAAGGTATCCTTTGCCCATATGGGCTATTCTTACCTGGGGTTTAAACAGCTGGTAGAGGACATGGGTTTCGAAGCCATTGTACCGGCTAACCCCAGCCCGGCCACCCTGGACCTGGGGGTCCAGTACGCCCCCGAGTTTGCCTGCATCCCCTTTAAAACCGTCCTGGGCACCTACCTGGAGGTCCTCAACCGGGGCGCCGAGATGATCATCACTTCGGGGGGGGTGGGGCCCTGCCGGGCCGGCCTTTACGGCCTGCTACATGAAAAGATTTTACGTAATCTGGGGTTTAAGTTCGAGATCTTTGTCTTTGATCCCCCCCTGACGGGCCTGGGCAGCTTTTTTGGGAAATTGCGCCGGGTCCTTAAAGAAGCCCATCTCTCCTGGCCGGCCTTTATCGAAGTCATCCGCCGGGCCTGGGCTAAGTTGCGGCTTCTGGATGAACTGGAGCAACTGGCTACCGTTACCCGGCCCTACGAACTACAGCGTGGGGCAACCACCCGTACCTTCAAGGAGTGTCTGGCTATTGTTGACCGGGCGCGGAGCCTCAAAGAAATAGCTGCCGCCAGTGAGGAGTGCCGGCAGTTGCTCAAGGCCGTACCCAGGGACGACAGCCGCCGTCCCCTTCGAATTGGCATTGTCGGGGAGATTTACGTCCTGCTGGAGCCCTTTATGAACCAGGATATTGAAAAAACCCTGGGCGAGATGGGTGCCATTACCAACCGCTCTATTTATCTGACCAACTATACGACAACTGATGTCCTGGCCCACGGCACTGAGGATGTCCGCCAGGCAGCCCACCCTTACCTCAATCAGTTTATAGGCGGCCACGGTCAGAACAGTATCGGTGAAACCATCCTCTACGCCAAACACGGCTTCGACGGCGTTGTCCAGCTGGCTCCCTTCACCTGCATCCCGGAGATTGTAGCCAAGAGTATCCTACCCCGGGTGAGCCGTGATTTTAACATACCGGTCCTGAGCCTGACCATCGATGAGCAAACAGGCCGGGCCGGGGTCGAGACCCGCCTGGAAGCCTTTGTCGATCTCTTACGCCAGCGCCGCGAGCAGATGGAGGCAAAAAGCCATGCAGCCCTGTTACCTGGGTATTGA
- a CDS encoding acyl-CoA dehydratase activase-related protein, whose protein sequence is MSLHIGFPTALIYYSHFPFWQAYFNRLGAEVVTSPPTTKAILDDGAREAVADACIPIKLYHGHVLALKDKVDALFIPRMVRINRYATFCPKFLGLPDMVRATLGKLPPLIDLQVDAGRNLWGLWPTCRGVAEILGFSRRAAWAAYREGTRHQQAFQGLLLKGYLPLQALAKLRGELVEPAARQPGALNLAVLGYPYQVYDGYISLNIIAKLKKMGVNIRTLEMIPPDRLYQLSRQLPRRLFWHFSNLVVGATSYYLRQGDLDGIIHVTAFGCGPDAMVDKIMELDIRNYTRGQLPFMSICIDEQTGDAGMNTRLEAFVDMLLQRRGNR, encoded by the coding sequence TTGTCCCTACATATCGGTTTTCCTACTGCCCTGATATATTACAGCCATTTTCCCTTCTGGCAGGCCTATTTTAATCGCCTGGGTGCCGAGGTCGTTACCTCACCGCCGACGACCAAGGCCATCCTGGATGACGGTGCCCGGGAAGCTGTAGCCGATGCCTGTATTCCTATTAAGCTCTATCACGGGCATGTCCTGGCCCTCAAGGATAAAGTCGACGCTCTTTTTATCCCCCGCATGGTCAGGATCAACCGGTACGCCACCTTTTGCCCCAAATTCCTTGGGTTACCGGATATGGTGCGGGCCACCCTGGGCAAGTTGCCACCCCTTATCGACCTCCAGGTCGATGCCGGCCGTAACCTGTGGGGTTTATGGCCTACCTGCCGGGGCGTGGCTGAAATCCTGGGTTTCAGCCGCCGGGCAGCCTGGGCAGCTTACCGGGAAGGCACTCGCCACCAGCAAGCCTTTCAGGGGCTACTCCTCAAAGGTTATCTTCCCCTCCAGGCCCTGGCCAAACTACGGGGCGAACTAGTGGAACCCGCAGCCCGGCAACCTGGAGCCTTGAACCTGGCAGTCCTAGGTTACCCTTACCAGGTATATGATGGTTACATCAGCCTGAACATCATCGCCAAACTGAAAAAAATGGGGGTGAATATCCGGACCCTGGAAATGATCCCGCCGGATCGCCTTTACCAGTTGAGCCGGCAACTCCCGCGGCGGCTCTTCTGGCACTTTTCCAACCTGGTCGTCGGGGCCACCAGCTATTACCTCCGGCAGGGCGATCTCGACGGCATCATCCACGTGACTGCCTTTGGCTGCGGTCCCGATGCCATGGTGGATAAGATTATGGAACTGGATATCCGCAACTATACCCGGGGCCAGCTTCCCTTTATGTCCATCTGCATCGACGAGCAAACGGGGGATGCCGGCATGAATACCCGCTTGGAGGCCTTTGTTGATATGCTCTTGCAAAGGAGGGGGAACCGGTGA
- a CDS encoding TIGR04086 family membrane protein translates to MPRAILTGLLWSLLTGLLLALVAGLLLYFTPLSEGLLPLLASIILALSVFGGGLQAARLAAARGFAQGMGVGLSFFLVILALGWTATPLFLAAAAKKLGLCLLAGAMGGVAGMAGR, encoded by the coding sequence TTGCCGCGAGCCATCTTAACAGGCCTGTTATGGTCCCTTTTAACTGGATTATTGCTGGCACTGGTGGCGGGGTTGCTCCTGTACTTTACGCCCCTTTCCGAAGGCCTGCTGCCGTTGTTGGCCAGCATTATCCTGGCCTTGTCCGTCTTTGGTGGCGGCCTGCAGGCGGCCCGGTTGGCCGCGGCCCGGGGTTTTGCCCAGGGAATGGGAGTGGGGCTCTCCTTCTTCCTGGTAATTCTGGCCCTGGGCTGGACTGCCACCCCCCTGTTCCTGGCGGCTGCTGCTAAAAAGCTGGGCCTCTGCCTGCTGGCCGGGGCCATGGGTGGCGTGGCCGGTATGGCCGGGAGGTAG
- a CDS encoding helicase C-terminal domain-containing protein: protein MLPQTYVVLDVETTGLDPARDKIIEIAAVRLEEGGITGQFQTLVNPGRPIPPAIERLTGISDAMVRQAPPLTEVLPGLLELFHNAVPAGHNGSFDLAFLNQVLGQDWHPPLLDTLTLSRILFPCLASHRLDYMSQHLGLEATGHHRALADVLTTARLLETLWEVTRTLDRNLLTNFLALAPPGLQPWFQAALAGEAPANHYEVAAAGLFAPAAGSSPHPGSVPDFNVDDLVAMLAPGGLLAGHIAGYEYRPQQVAMLRAVAAALADNHYLTVEAGTGTGKSLAYLLPAIYWACSQQKRVAIATHTISLQEQLWEKDLPRLREILPFPFKAALVKGRSNYLCRRKLRDFQDNPPGGEEGRLLALRVLRWLHLTTSGDWSEMKLTPEEEGLKFALAADAETCAGSSCPFNEGCFFNAARRQAEGANILILNHSLLLSDVRLNNQVLPDYPYLIIDEAHHLEEAATEHLGSNVSQAACEFFFRRLGKGDQPFTFLGRARNLARRLPPEGNPGLLRFLGDMDITVNAALAGWQGFWVNLGRLSAAARWEETGYTLRFTNHLKETPAWDNLLVAFGNLEENLCGLANRLKRLSELLDAAGAPEMAADAANFGDTVAQYSYDLGQILDADPDTTIGWVEKNSHDQYILRSAPLEIGPLLAELLFSRKQAVILTSATLTVNNNFTFYHQQTGLQELPEDRVTSCQVASPFDYQSQALVCALKGLPNPGQLRDADYARAIAPVLTAVCPAVDGRSLILCTSHRFLREVYELLSTSLAGSGYTVLAQGIDGSRSRLLEEFSQTPRAVLLGASSYWEGIDLPGDLLRCVIIPRLPFPSPGQPIMAARTEHLAARGQNAFATLSLPQAIIRFRQGFGRLIRRTSDRGVLVVLDRRLLSQRYGRYFIQSLPPVTLAEVEPAAAPHRIKAWFPD from the coding sequence ATGCTCCCCCAGACTTATGTCGTCCTGGATGTGGAAACTACCGGCCTCGATCCGGCCCGGGATAAAATAATCGAAATCGCCGCCGTCCGTCTGGAGGAGGGGGGCATCACCGGTCAATTTCAAACCCTGGTTAACCCTGGCCGGCCTATCCCCCCGGCCATTGAGCGGCTCACCGGCATCAGCGATGCTATGGTTCGCCAGGCACCGCCCCTGACAGAGGTTTTGCCAGGGCTGCTGGAGTTATTCCATAACGCCGTACCAGCCGGCCATAACGGCAGTTTTGACCTGGCTTTCCTGAACCAGGTTCTGGGCCAGGACTGGCATCCGCCTTTGCTGGACACCCTGACCCTCAGCCGGATTCTCTTTCCCTGCCTGGCTTCCCATCGTTTAGATTATATGAGCCAGCATCTGGGCCTGGAGGCCACCGGGCACCACCGGGCCTTGGCTGATGTCTTGACTACGGCCCGCCTCCTGGAGACCCTCTGGGAGGTCACCCGGACTCTGGATCGTAACCTGTTAACCAATTTTTTAGCCCTGGCCCCACCTGGTCTGCAGCCATGGTTCCAGGCCGCCCTGGCCGGGGAAGCCCCGGCCAACCACTATGAGGTGGCTGCAGCCGGCCTCTTCGCCCCGGCCGCAGGTTCGTCCCCCCACCCTGGATCCGTCCCGGATTTTAATGTCGATGACCTGGTTGCAATGCTGGCTCCCGGTGGTCTCCTGGCCGGCCATATTGCCGGTTATGAATACCGGCCCCAGCAGGTGGCTATGCTCCGGGCCGTGGCCGCGGCCCTGGCCGATAACCACTACCTGACGGTGGAGGCGGGCACGGGTACAGGCAAGTCCCTGGCCTACCTGCTGCCGGCCATTTACTGGGCCTGCAGCCAGCAAAAGCGGGTGGCTATTGCTACCCATACCATCAGCCTGCAGGAGCAGCTCTGGGAAAAGGACCTACCCCGGCTGCGGGAGATCCTGCCCTTTCCCTTTAAAGCCGCCCTGGTCAAAGGTCGCAGTAACTACCTTTGCCGGCGTAAACTGCGGGACTTCCAGGACAATCCCCCCGGCGGGGAGGAGGGGCGTCTCCTGGCCCTCAGGGTTTTACGCTGGTTGCATCTAACAACAAGCGGCGACTGGAGTGAAATGAAACTCACTCCTGAGGAAGAGGGCCTCAAGTTTGCCCTGGCTGCCGATGCCGAGACCTGTGCCGGCAGCTCCTGCCCCTTTAACGAAGGCTGTTTCTTTAATGCCGCCCGCCGGCAGGCCGAAGGAGCCAATATCCTGATTCTCAACCACTCCCTCTTGCTGAGCGATGTCCGGTTAAACAACCAGGTCCTGCCCGATTATCCCTACCTGATCATCGATGAAGCCCATCACCTGGAAGAGGCGGCTACCGAGCACCTGGGCAGCAATGTCAGCCAGGCGGCCTGTGAGTTCTTCTTTCGCCGCCTGGGGAAGGGTGACCAGCCCTTCACCTTCCTGGGTCGGGCCCGGAACCTCGCCCGCCGCCTGCCGCCGGAAGGAAACCCGGGATTGTTACGGTTCCTGGGTGATATGGATATAACTGTAAATGCCGCCCTGGCCGGGTGGCAGGGCTTCTGGGTTAACCTGGGGCGATTGAGTGCGGCCGCCCGCTGGGAAGAAACGGGCTATACCCTGCGCTTTACCAACCATCTCAAAGAAACCCCGGCCTGGGATAACCTCCTGGTGGCCTTCGGCAACCTGGAAGAAAACCTCTGCGGCCTGGCCAACCGCCTGAAACGCCTCTCCGAGTTGCTGGATGCCGCCGGCGCTCCTGAGATGGCCGCCGATGCCGCCAATTTCGGGGATACAGTAGCCCAGTACAGCTATGACCTGGGCCAAATCCTCGACGCCGACCCGGATACAACAATCGGCTGGGTAGAGAAGAATAGCCATGATCAGTATATCTTACGGTCCGCTCCCCTGGAGATCGGGCCCCTGCTGGCCGAGCTCCTCTTCTCCCGCAAGCAGGCTGTCATCTTGACCTCAGCCACCCTGACGGTTAACAACAATTTTACTTTTTACCATCAGCAAACTGGCTTGCAGGAACTCCCGGAGGACCGGGTAACCAGTTGTCAGGTAGCCTCGCCCTTTGACTACCAGTCCCAGGCCCTGGTCTGTGCCCTCAAGGGACTGCCCAATCCCGGCCAGTTAAGGGATGCCGACTACGCCCGGGCTATTGCACCCGTTTTAACCGCCGTCTGTCCTGCCGTCGACGGTCGCTCCCTGATTCTCTGTACCTCCCATCGTTTTTTGCGGGAGGTCTATGAACTATTAAGCACCAGCCTGGCTGGCAGCGGCTACACGGTCCTGGCCCAGGGCATTGACGGCAGCCGTTCCCGGTTGCTGGAGGAATTCAGCCAGACCCCCCGGGCCGTTCTCCTGGGAGCCAGCAGTTACTGGGAGGGCATCGACCTGCCGGGTGACCTGTTGCGCTGTGTCATCATCCCCCGCCTACCTTTCCCCTCGCCAGGCCAGCCCATCATGGCCGCCCGCACGGAGCACCTGGCTGCCAGGGGTCAGAACGCCTTTGCCACCTTGAGTCTCCCCCAGGCCATTATCCGCTTCCGCCAGGGTTTTGGCCGTCTCATCCGCCGGACCAGCGACCGGGGTGTCCTGGTAGTCCTCGACCGGCGTCTCCTCTCCCAGCGTTACGGCCGCTACTTCATCCAATCCCTGCCGCCGGTAACCCTGGCGGAGGTGGAACCCGCAGCGGCACCTCACCGGATCAAGGCCTGGTTTCCAGATTGA
- a CDS encoding biotin/lipoyl-containing protein — MKRHFQVTVNGETFQVEVEEHQEPAGQPAAPAVSLAPGPGVIPKPGRLAAAPPAPTRDNRTITAPLPGTVVEVKVKPGQRVTAGQVLIIIEAMKMENEIPAPTGGVVREVLVEAGATVSSGQPLVTLA, encoded by the coding sequence TTGAAACGTCATTTTCAGGTAACGGTTAATGGTGAAACCTTCCAGGTTGAAGTAGAGGAACACCAGGAACCTGCCGGGCAACCCGCAGCCCCGGCAGTGTCCCTGGCCCCGGGTCCTGGGGTCATCCCCAAACCCGGCCGGCTGGCAGCCGCACCCCCTGCTCCAACGCGGGACAACCGGACCATTACCGCGCCCCTGCCGGGTACGGTAGTCGAGGTTAAGGTAAAACCCGGCCAGCGGGTAACCGCCGGCCAGGTCCTGATAATTATTGAAGCCATGAAGATGGAAAACGAGATCCCGGCGCCAACCGGGGGTGTTGTCCGGGAAGTGCTGGTGGAGGCCGGGGCCACCGTTAGCAGCGGCCAGCCCCTGGTAACCCTGGCCTGA
- a CDS encoding acyl-CoA carboxylase subunit beta, whose amino-acid sequence MEDITARLADLEARRARIVTGGGEERIAKQHAAGKYTARERLDLLLDSGSFLELDQFVRHRATDFGMENIETPGEGVVTGSGTINGRPVYVYAQDFTVMGGSLGEMHAAKICKVLDLALKTGVPVIGLNDSGGARIQEGVAALNGYGEIFRRNTHASGVIPQIAAIMGPCAGGAVYSPGLMDFIFMVDNSAQMFITGPQVIKAVTGEEVSALELGGAVTHATRSGVAHFRTPTEEDCLHLIRTLLDYLPANNLEDPPFRPGPDPTERQNPHLRALVPVDANKPYDVKEIIYGMVDDGLFLEVQAQYAANIVIGLARLAGYTIGIVANQPQYLAGCLDIDAADKAARFVRFCDAFNIPLLTLVDTPGYLPGVGQEQGGIIRHGAKLLYAYAEATVPKLTLVLRKAYGGAYLAMCSRSLGADHVAAWPTAEIAVMGPDGAANIIFRQEISQAEDPARVRQEKIAAYREKFANPYVAAGLGLVDAVIDPALTRPHLVRHLITLLSKRESRPGKKHGNFPV is encoded by the coding sequence ATGGAAGACATAACGGCCCGGCTGGCGGACCTGGAAGCCAGACGCGCCAGGATAGTGACCGGCGGCGGGGAGGAGCGTATTGCCAAACAGCACGCCGCTGGCAAATATACGGCCCGGGAACGGCTGGATTTACTCCTGGACTCCGGTAGTTTCCTGGAACTGGACCAGTTTGTCCGCCACCGGGCTACTGATTTCGGCATGGAGAACATAGAAACCCCGGGGGAGGGGGTGGTTACCGGTTCCGGCACCATCAACGGCCGGCCAGTCTATGTCTACGCCCAGGATTTTACCGTTATGGGCGGTTCCCTGGGCGAGATGCACGCCGCCAAGATCTGCAAGGTTCTGGATTTAGCTTTAAAGACCGGGGTTCCAGTCATTGGTTTGAATGACTCCGGCGGGGCCCGGATCCAGGAGGGCGTAGCCGCCCTCAATGGTTACGGGGAAATTTTTCGCCGTAACACCCATGCCTCCGGGGTTATCCCCCAGATCGCCGCCATCATGGGCCCCTGTGCCGGTGGGGCCGTCTATTCGCCGGGATTAATGGACTTTATCTTTATGGTTGATAATTCGGCCCAGATGTTTATCACCGGTCCCCAGGTCATCAAAGCCGTTACCGGCGAAGAAGTCAGTGCTTTAGAACTGGGGGGTGCTGTCACCCACGCCACCAGGAGCGGGGTAGCCCATTTCCGGACCCCGACGGAAGAGGATTGCCTGCACCTGATCCGGACCCTGCTGGATTATCTCCCGGCCAATAACCTGGAGGATCCCCCCTTCAGGCCCGGTCCCGACCCGACGGAACGCCAGAATCCCCACTTGCGCGCTCTGGTACCGGTGGATGCCAATAAACCCTATGACGTCAAAGAAATTATCTACGGCATGGTTGATGATGGCCTCTTCCTGGAGGTCCAGGCCCAGTATGCCGCCAATATAGTTATCGGCTTGGCCCGGCTGGCAGGGTATACTATAGGTATTGTAGCTAACCAGCCCCAGTACCTGGCCGGTTGCCTGGATATCGACGCCGCCGACAAAGCCGCGCGCTTCGTCCGTTTCTGTGACGCCTTCAACATACCCCTCCTGACCCTGGTGGATACCCCCGGTTATCTTCCCGGGGTAGGCCAGGAACAGGGTGGTATAATCCGGCACGGTGCCAAATTATTATACGCCTATGCCGAGGCCACGGTACCTAAACTAACCCTGGTCCTGCGCAAGGCTTATGGCGGTGCCTACCTGGCCATGTGCTCCCGCTCCCTGGGGGCCGATCATGTGGCAGCCTGGCCCACGGCGGAGATTGCCGTTATGGGTCCCGACGGGGCGGCCAATATTATCTTTCGGCAAGAGATCAGCCAGGCGGAAGATCCGGCCCGGGTACGCCAGGAAAAAATCGCCGCCTACCGGGAGAAGTTCGCCAACCCCTACGTGGCCGCCGGCCTGGGGCTGGTGGATGCGGTTATTGACCCGGCCCTGACCCGGCCGCACCTGGTCCGGCATCTCATAACCTTGCTCAGCAAACGAGAAAGCCGGCCGGGTAAAAAGCACGGCAACTTCCCTGTTTAG
- the thiL gene encoding thiamine-phosphate kinase, whose protein sequence is MELKEVGEFGLIERLKAGAIVAPAGVVMGIGDDAAVLKTEPGYLTLAATDMLVEDVHFTLATATPREIGYKTMAVNVSDIAAMGGIPEQALVSLGLRPEQPVEFVDELYAGLRECGRRYGVNIVGGDTVSSPRAMVINLAILGRVEAVACLYRHGARPGDILLVTGDLGGSAAGLDTLLAPQPAPEAAVSWARQRHLRPSPRVAEIRAALAAGGLTAADDISDGLVAELYTLAAASQVGLILEAEAVPIAPATRQLAAIYHKDPLEYALYGGEDFELLLTCRPDRVEAIWEAVNRACGTPVTAIGRIVPAAEGLSLIQKGRRMALKPGGYNHFQHDL, encoded by the coding sequence TTGGAACTAAAAGAAGTGGGTGAGTTCGGACTCATAGAACGCTTGAAGGCCGGGGCCATTGTCGCCCCGGCTGGAGTGGTCATGGGTATTGGTGATGATGCCGCCGTTTTAAAGACGGAGCCGGGTTACCTGACCCTGGCGGCTACTGATATGCTGGTGGAGGATGTCCATTTTACCCTGGCCACGGCCACGCCCCGGGAAATTGGCTACAAAACCATGGCCGTAAATGTAAGTGACATTGCAGCCATGGGTGGTATACCAGAACAGGCCCTGGTCTCCCTGGGCTTAAGGCCGGAACAGCCGGTGGAATTCGTGGACGAGCTTTACGCCGGCTTACGGGAATGCGGCCGACGTTACGGGGTGAACATCGTCGGCGGCGACACCGTTTCCTCACCCCGGGCGATGGTCATTAACCTGGCCATCCTGGGCCGGGTCGAAGCCGTAGCCTGCCTGTACCGGCATGGCGCCCGGCCGGGAGACATCCTGCTGGTGACTGGTGACCTAGGCGGCTCGGCCGCCGGTCTGGATACCCTGCTGGCGCCCCAGCCAGCTCCAGAAGCGGCCGTCAGTTGGGCCCGCCAGCGCCACCTGCGGCCCTCGCCCCGGGTGGCGGAAATCAGGGCCGCCCTAGCAGCCGGTGGGCTTACGGCGGCCGACGATATCAGCGACGGCCTGGTGGCCGAACTCTATACCCTGGCTGCTGCTTCCCAGGTGGGGTTAATCCTTGAAGCCGAAGCCGTACCCATAGCCCCGGCTACCAGGCAACTGGCTGCGATCTATCATAAGGACCCCCTGGAATACGCCCTCTATGGCGGCGAAGACTTTGAGCTCCTGCTGACCTGCCGCCCGGACAGGGTTGAAGCTATCTGGGAAGCCGTGAACCGGGCCTGTGGGACGCCGGTAACGGCCATTGGCCGCATCGTCCCGGCGGCAGAGGGCCTCAGCCTTATACAGAAGGGCCGCCGGATGGCCCTAAAGCCGGGAGGTTACAACCATTTCCAGCATGATTTATAG
- a CDS encoding tetratricopeptide repeat protein: MITTQNTPPTCRISLQPRHAGEIKTISYYLQLARVRIPTYASINLEALELRLQGRGFDGRCACCRYLRRALVNRNILFSASCPLEVQEGAGQRVKVGSAFFKQELLEDEEKYLSYLRRVENDPRDLEAQLALGVIHEYHGRFAPAVACYWAARELDPGDAFIKERLQEILALLQKNLTPADRC, translated from the coding sequence ATGATCACCACACAAAACACACCGCCTACCTGTCGGATAAGCCTGCAGCCCCGCCACGCCGGTGAAATCAAGACTATCAGCTACTACCTGCAACTCGCCCGGGTACGCATCCCCACTTATGCCAGTATCAACCTGGAGGCTCTTGAATTGCGCCTCCAGGGCCGGGGCTTTGACGGTCGTTGTGCCTGCTGCCGTTATTTACGCCGGGCTTTAGTTAATCGCAATATCCTTTTTAGCGCCAGTTGCCCCCTGGAGGTTCAGGAAGGCGCCGGCCAGCGTGTTAAAGTTGGCAGCGCCTTTTTTAAGCAGGAACTCCTGGAGGATGAGGAGAAATATCTGAGCTACCTCCGGCGGGTGGAAAACGACCCCCGGGACCTGGAAGCACAACTGGCCCTGGGAGTTATCCACGAGTACCATGGCCGTTTCGCCCCGGCCGTAGCCTGTTACTGGGCCGCCCGGGAACTTGACCCTGGTGACGCCTTCATTAAGGAACGCCTGCAGGAGATCCTGGCCCTGCTCCAAAAAAACCTAACCCCGGCCGACCGGTGCTAA